A genomic stretch from Anaerolinea thermophila UNI-1 includes:
- a CDS encoding DUF3048 domain-containing protein, whose product MATLTPSPLPPTATLAPSSTPEPTATSLPDYPLEGYGPSGFPADVNPLTGLRVADPNLLNRRPVVIKVENLPREHRPQYGLSLADLVYEYYTEQGTTRFAAIFYGQDAEKVGPIRSGRFFDVNVVQMYRAVFIFGSAYSAVFERFANSDFAPRMVLENPQSCPALCRFEPQGRNFLMANTRELGAYLKTRNVDNSRQPLEGMYFNLQAPAGGETGEQVYVRYSGAIYNRWDYDPATGRYLRFVDAKDDVNRNNPQYVQLTDALTSQPIAADTVVTLCVPHEYFFKSTEIEVLDMKMDASAGSYRGCDGQIYSGGTGAAYVARDGKIYKAQWSRPKQDAPLTLLDEQGKPFPFKPGQTWFEVIGASSKVEKTDNGYRFTFAIAP is encoded by the coding sequence GTGGCGACTTTAACACCTTCTCCCCTTCCGCCTACCGCTACTCTGGCGCCCAGCAGTACGCCTGAGCCAACGGCAACCTCGCTTCCCGATTATCCCCTGGAAGGTTATGGACCCAGCGGATTCCCTGCCGATGTCAATCCCCTGACCGGCTTGCGCGTTGCCGATCCCAACCTGTTGAATCGGCGTCCGGTGGTGATTAAGGTGGAAAATTTGCCCCGTGAGCATCGCCCGCAGTACGGCTTAAGCCTTGCCGATCTGGTGTATGAATATTACACCGAACAGGGCACAACCCGCTTTGCGGCAATTTTTTACGGGCAGGATGCTGAAAAAGTTGGTCCTATTCGCTCCGGGCGCTTTTTCGATGTAAATGTGGTGCAGATGTACCGGGCGGTGTTTATCTTTGGCAGTGCCTATTCGGCGGTTTTTGAACGTTTTGCCAACTCCGATTTTGCCCCACGCATGGTGCTGGAAAACCCCCAATCCTGCCCGGCGTTGTGCCGCTTTGAGCCTCAGGGACGCAATTTCCTGATGGCAAACACCCGTGAATTGGGCGCTTATCTCAAAACCCGCAATGTGGACAACTCCCGCCAGCCGCTGGAGGGTATGTACTTTAACCTGCAAGCCCCGGCGGGCGGAGAAACCGGAGAACAGGTTTATGTGCGTTACTCGGGAGCCATTTACAATCGCTGGGATTATGATCCTGCGACCGGGCGTTACCTGCGTTTTGTGGACGCCAAGGACGATGTTAACCGCAACAATCCGCAGTATGTGCAGTTGACCGATGCCCTGACCAGTCAGCCCATTGCCGCCGATACCGTCGTGACCTTATGTGTTCCGCACGAATATTTCTTTAAATCCACCGAAATCGAAGTGCTGGATATGAAGATGGACGCCTCAGCGGGTTCGTATCGGGGGTGCGATGGGCAAATCTATTCCGGCGGTACCGGCGCTGCCTATGTTGCCCGCGATGGCAAAATCTACAAAGCCCAGTGGAGCCGCCCAAAACAGGATGCACCGTTGACCCTGCTGGATGAACAGGGGAAGCCTTTCCCCTTTAAGCCGGGACAGACCTGGTTTGAAGTGATTGGCGCGTCTTCCAAAGTGGAAAAAACCGATAATGGTTATCGTTTCACCTTCGCCATTGCGCCATAA
- a CDS encoding 1-acyl-sn-glycerol-3-phosphate acyltransferase, translating into MNSKHAASLFLQSPQPSLEHLLITDVLEAIRFSKSPLLSAALTRWLTPPVREIARLARAFDEDVHRVGLHEAARRFLPQMIPLPVFKGGEDLPLQGPLLLLANHPGTIDALLVLSRVPRDDIKLVASDRPFFRALPAFSTYLIFSSRVDRLAKASVVRQAIRHLQSGGVLFLFPAGRLEPDPAREADKALQAINEWSSSIEAILSRAPSTQVQVAMVSNLITPNAMKHPFTKLQKDTYKARITAEVLQLWAQMQFKRIPPLTPQVVFSPVFSLQELQLLHESPWAAIQAIARNLIRLKSAPPFPVISPLTSIP; encoded by the coding sequence ATGAACAGCAAACATGCCGCTTCTCTCTTTTTGCAAAGCCCACAGCCTTCCCTGGAACATCTATTGATAACTGATGTCCTTGAGGCAATCCGCTTTTCGAAATCTCCGCTCCTTTCTGCCGCGCTGACTCGATGGCTTACGCCACCGGTTCGGGAGATTGCCCGGCTTGCCCGAGCCTTTGACGAAGATGTTCATCGGGTAGGCCTCCACGAAGCCGCACGACGTTTTCTGCCACAAATGATCCCCTTACCGGTCTTCAAAGGGGGAGAAGACCTTCCTCTCCAAGGCCCATTGCTTTTGTTAGCCAATCACCCCGGAACTATCGACGCTCTGCTGGTACTTTCCAGAGTTCCCAGAGATGACATTAAACTGGTAGCCAGCGACCGCCCTTTTTTCCGGGCTTTGCCTGCCTTTTCTACTTACCTGATTTTTTCCAGTCGCGTGGACCGTCTGGCAAAAGCCAGTGTGGTACGCCAGGCCATTCGGCACTTACAGTCCGGGGGGGTGTTATTTCTGTTTCCGGCGGGGCGGCTGGAACCAGACCCCGCCAGAGAAGCAGACAAAGCCTTGCAAGCCATTAACGAGTGGTCTTCCAGCATTGAAGCCATTCTTTCCCGAGCACCCTCCACACAAGTCCAGGTAGCAATGGTGTCCAACTTAATCACCCCAAACGCTATGAAGCATCCTTTCACAAAACTTCAAAAAGATACTTACAAAGCGCGCATTACAGCCGAAGTTCTGCAACTCTGGGCTCAAATGCAGTTCAAACGCATTCCTCCCCTAACCCCTCAGGTCGTGTTCAGCCCGGTTTTCTCCCTCCAGGAACTGCAACTTCTTCATGAATCCCCCTGGGCTGCCATTCAAGCCATTGCTCGCAACCTCATTCGTCTGAAGAGTGCCCCACCTTTCCCCGTAATTTCGCCCTTAACATCTATTCCATAA
- a CDS encoding PHP domain-containing protein has protein sequence MGLADLHIHTIYSYDGTCSVPAVLKHVKTQTLLDVIAITDHDSIRGALEALDRASAYHLEVIPGCEVSTRDGHVLALFIEKPIPPHLSLKETVLRVGEQGGICIAAHPTAPGTSSLDFKTIQEALQDPDVRRILVGVEAFNGGLVYTRQNPMVEKQAQSLPLAMVGNSDAHILRMIGQGATHFPGNTAQELRHALETRSTAVFKGNGLSGLNVMRDYLPHFFLRKIGWVTHNPHPQAPLRFERLSRVMTSQ, from the coding sequence ATGGGATTAGCCGATTTACACATCCATACCATCTACAGTTACGACGGGACCTGTTCCGTCCCTGCCGTTCTCAAACACGTAAAAACACAAACCCTTTTAGACGTTATTGCCATCACCGATCATGACTCCATTCGTGGGGCTTTAGAAGCCCTGGATCGAGCATCGGCGTATCATCTTGAAGTCATTCCGGGGTGTGAGGTTTCCACCCGGGATGGCCATGTACTGGCATTGTTTATTGAAAAACCCATTCCGCCTCACCTTTCGCTGAAAGAGACCGTCCTGCGCGTGGGCGAACAGGGCGGAATTTGTATTGCCGCACATCCCACCGCCCCCGGGACGTCAAGCCTTGACTTCAAGACCATCCAGGAGGCACTTCAGGATCCTGATGTGCGCCGCATTCTGGTAGGGGTGGAGGCTTTCAATGGCGGGCTGGTTTACACCCGCCAGAACCCCATGGTGGAAAAACAAGCCCAAAGCCTCCCACTGGCAATGGTGGGCAACAGCGATGCCCACATCCTGCGAATGATTGGACAGGGCGCCACCCACTTTCCTGGAAACACCGCTCAGGAACTGCGTCATGCTCTGGAGACGCGAAGCACTGCGGTATTCAAAGGCAATGGATTGAGCGGCTTGAATGTAATGCGCGACTATCTACCCCACTTCTTCTTACGGAAAATAGGCTGGGTGACCCACAATCCCCATCCACAGGCACCTCTGCGATTTGAACGCTTATCCCGCGTGATGACCTCTCAATAA
- a CDS encoding ABC transporter ATP-binding protein → MLEVREIYKQYEGKPLLQGVSFTLSEGETLALLGPSGSGKSTLLRIIAGLEESESGQILWNGEDLSGIPAHRREFGLMFQDYALFPHLNVFENVAFGLRMAGLPREEIHRRTAEALSLVNMEAFSRRRVTDLSGGEQQRVALARALAPRPRLLMLDEPLGALDRTLREELLEDLRHLLHTTRIPAIYVTHDQEEAFALADRLILLHEGKIEQEGTPQDVYSQPVSLWAARFLGQSNVLPGRVIQSDPLLVETPEGRLGGVSADGRFLSPGEAVAVLLQWVGVELLAPDDSRALFSAVVEDVTFRGDSFRVELLTRHHRRLLFHISHSVRVGERVGVTLEPQAVRVYPESEEQ, encoded by the coding sequence ATGCTTGAAGTGCGGGAAATTTATAAACAATACGAAGGCAAACCGCTCCTTCAGGGGGTCAGTTTTACCCTTTCAGAAGGGGAAACGCTGGCACTGCTGGGACCTTCCGGCAGTGGGAAAAGCACGCTTCTGCGCATCATTGCCGGGCTGGAAGAATCTGAAAGCGGACAAATTCTCTGGAATGGGGAAGACCTGAGCGGTATCCCTGCTCACCGCCGTGAGTTTGGGCTGATGTTTCAGGATTATGCTTTATTTCCTCATTTGAATGTGTTTGAGAATGTCGCCTTTGGTTTGCGTATGGCGGGGTTACCGCGCGAAGAGATTCATCGGCGCACAGCCGAAGCCTTAAGCCTGGTGAATATGGAAGCCTTCAGCCGGCGCCGCGTGACCGATTTATCCGGCGGTGAACAACAGCGGGTAGCCCTGGCGCGCGCGTTGGCGCCGCGTCCGCGCCTGCTGATGCTGGATGAGCCTTTAGGGGCTCTGGATCGCACCTTACGCGAGGAATTGCTGGAAGATTTGCGCCATCTGTTGCATACCACCCGTATTCCTGCAATTTACGTCACCCATGACCAGGAAGAAGCCTTTGCCCTGGCAGACCGGCTGATTTTGCTTCATGAGGGCAAAATTGAGCAGGAAGGAACTCCGCAGGATGTGTACAGTCAGCCGGTGTCGTTGTGGGCGGCGCGTTTCCTCGGGCAGTCCAATGTACTGCCGGGGCGTGTGATTCAGTCAGATCCCTTGCTGGTGGAAACCCCTGAAGGCAGGCTGGGTGGTGTTTCTGCAGATGGACGTTTCCTGTCGCCGGGAGAGGCGGTGGCCGTGCTTTTGCAATGGGTGGGCGTGGAACTGCTGGCTCCAGACGATTCCAGAGCGCTTTTTTCGGCAGTGGTGGAAGATGTGACCTTTCGTGGGGATAGTTTTCGGGTGGAGTTGCTTACCCGGCACCACAGACGGTTGCTGTTCCATATAAGCCACTCGGTGCGTGTGGGTGAGCGAGTTGGGGTAACGCTTGAGCCGCAAGCCGTTCGGGTGTATCCAGAGAGTGAGGAGCAATGA
- a CDS encoding DUF2085 domain-containing protein — translation MQFSLRWKIAIITATAALLLTWLVKTPPGLLGKMDAVGYAVCHRAPARSFWLEDRPTPVCARCSGTFLGSGLSLVYILRKGKRALFPPRWMMMVFAGFALFFALDGANSFLSALPGLSSLYSPNNPLRLVSGTLLGLAVGSVLAPTFHQTVWKDSLPQPALTSIREGGTLLGLALAMDAAILSEIPLLLYPLAVLSGISVLGLLSIAYALLWILLAQSENRFSEWKELWIFLWLGFLTALLQISLMDAGRFWLTGTWDGFPLP, via the coding sequence ATGCAGTTCTCCCTGCGCTGGAAAATCGCAATCATTACTGCTACCGCCGCGCTTCTGCTGACCTGGCTGGTCAAAACCCCGCCCGGGTTGCTGGGCAAGATGGATGCGGTGGGTTATGCCGTATGCCACCGCGCGCCGGCGCGCTCCTTCTGGCTGGAGGACCGCCCCACCCCGGTCTGCGCGCGCTGTTCCGGGACTTTTCTCGGGAGCGGGCTGAGCCTGGTATATATTCTGCGGAAGGGCAAGCGTGCGCTTTTTCCTCCCCGCTGGATGATGATGGTTTTTGCCGGGTTTGCATTGTTCTTTGCTCTGGACGGAGCCAATTCTTTTCTCAGCGCCTTACCGGGACTCTCTTCCCTGTATTCCCCGAACAACCCCCTGCGTTTGGTTAGCGGTACCTTGCTGGGTCTGGCAGTAGGCAGTGTGCTGGCGCCAACCTTCCATCAAACCGTGTGGAAAGACAGTTTGCCTCAACCGGCGCTTACGAGTATTCGTGAGGGAGGAACACTGCTGGGACTGGCATTGGCCATGGACGCAGCCATCCTGAGCGAAATCCCTTTGCTGCTTTATCCGCTGGCAGTCTTAAGTGGCATCAGCGTACTGGGTTTGTTGAGCATCGCCTATGCCTTACTCTGGATTCTCCTGGCACAAAGCGAAAACCGCTTCAGCGAGTGGAAGGAACTCTGGATATTTCTGTGGCTGGGTTTCCTGACGGCTCTACTGCAAATCTCATTGATGGATGCCGGGCGCTTCTGGCTTACCGGAACTTGGGACGGATTTCCCCTCCCGTAA
- a CDS encoding DUF4126 domain-containing protein has translation MEIFSAFGLSASAGLNAYIPLLIVALLAKFTPWIRLNEPWDALTSWWVIGLLVVLSVIEFFADKIPAVNHINDAIQTFIRPAAGAIVFAASTSVVKEIHPVLAISAGILVAGGVHAAKSLVLRPAVTAVSGGTANVPVSMAEDVISTILSILSVVVPVLIACILILVTTTILWMWLRKIRSTSSVPKTRT, from the coding sequence ATGGAAATTTTTTCGGCTTTCGGGCTTTCTGCCAGCGCGGGATTGAACGCCTATATCCCCTTGCTGATTGTTGCCCTGCTGGCAAAATTCACTCCCTGGATTCGTCTGAACGAGCCATGGGATGCTCTCACTTCCTGGTGGGTGATTGGATTGCTGGTCGTGCTGTCCGTCATCGAGTTCTTTGCCGATAAAATCCCCGCAGTCAACCATATCAACGACGCCATCCAAACTTTCATCCGACCGGCAGCCGGCGCCATTGTCTTTGCCGCCTCCACCAGCGTGGTAAAAGAAATTCACCCTGTGCTTGCTATCTCAGCCGGGATTCTGGTTGCCGGAGGGGTGCACGCCGCCAAGTCGCTGGTACTGCGCCCGGCAGTAACAGCCGTGAGCGGCGGGACGGCAAACGTTCCCGTCAGCATGGCAGAGGACGTAATTTCCACCATTCTCTCCATCCTCTCAGTGGTTGTCCCTGTGCTCATTGCATGTATACTAATATTGGTAACAACCACCATCCTGTGGATGTGGCTGCGCAAAATCCGCTCTACCTCATCTGTGCCAAAAACCAGAACCTGA
- a CDS encoding DUF402 domain-containing protein codes for MRQVIVRKLEPSGMEKWRYPAVVLEETEDAILVEAYFDRPVWRLKDILLNPGDRFVEIYFRYRWYNIFQIHDGKSEAIKGWYCNVCLPPEIVDGEIRYVDLALDLLVYPNGRQQVLDEDEFAELNLSEEVKKQASQALEDLKQLVDPRRGFRIEKQSRGNPSAL; via the coding sequence ATGAGACAGGTGATTGTGCGAAAGTTAGAGCCTTCCGGCATGGAAAAATGGCGTTATCCCGCCGTGGTTTTAGAGGAAACAGAAGATGCAATTCTGGTCGAAGCTTACTTTGACCGTCCGGTGTGGAGGCTGAAGGACATCCTCTTGAACCCCGGTGACCGCTTTGTAGAGATTTACTTTCGTTACCGATGGTACAACATTTTCCAGATTCATGACGGCAAAAGTGAGGCCATCAAAGGGTGGTATTGCAATGTTTGTCTTCCGCCGGAAATCGTGGATGGCGAAATTCGTTACGTAGATCTGGCGCTGGATTTACTGGTCTACCCGAATGGGAGGCAACAGGTACTCGATGAAGACGAGTTTGCCGAATTGAACCTTTCTGAAGAGGTAAAAAAACAAGCCTCTCAGGCGCTGGAAGATCTCAAACAACTGGTTGACCCTCGCCGTGGCTTTCGCATAGAAAAACAGAGCAGGGGAAATCCCTCTGCTCTGTAA